A stretch of the Notamacropus eugenii isolate mMacEug1 chromosome 2, mMacEug1.pri_v2, whole genome shotgun sequence genome encodes the following:
- the TDRD6 gene encoding tudor domain-containing protein 6 isoform X1 — MCSTPGLPSPGAPITVRVSFVDVHPEVIPVQLWGLVGDRREEYVRLGHNIQVAAAAVAARTRAMPASPGELCLVQLGPRWHRCRVVSRQAQECRVFLLDEGRTVTANSAALAPGRNEFFHLPSEVLGCVLTGLVPLGGGGGGEPQQWSRGAVDFLSHLQGKEVQGRVQDVLLPQRLVLLDVPSVFQQMQDLGLARQVPDSLFRSLLKRYINATGASVLLPRALPKQEPPQLLDYFYPQLQLGVTEPVVVTQVCHPHRIHCQLRSLSQEIRRLSDSMAHAYRATGTGDESGRSSSWEEREENPDKPGSPCAACGLDGQWYRAQLLENFRPQRCAQVLHVDYGRKELVSCGSLRYLLPEYFRMPVVTYPCALYGLWDGGRGWSRSQVGDLKALILGQAVNAKIEFYSSFEHVYYVTLYGEDGINLNCAFGVQACCLADRLLHSPGLEEEEGKEEFESEEGLEDDLSPPTLKTVRLKANSFYDAQVEFVKDPSEFWIRLRKHSCPFGKLVRSMCNFYSSRKLDGLALQPVPDHLCCAKWKEHGYYRAVVTRLVGDKSVEVHLVDRGNTETVGCCDVKILLPQFTQLPAVALKCCLADIWPLGESWSREAISYFKKTVLHKELVIHVLDKQNSQYVIEILDESRMGEENVSKLIAQAGYAKYQEFEMIDVKPPVHPQEQITNQLSADCNRVSSARKIGVGQWGKKEDKPPVSEVVTDGTVVTKSSFSESVAQSTEKTRNMPIYSPLVQNYLEIKPDSPCKGQLDVGSTVEVKVSYVESPGYFWCQLTRNLQGLRTLMCKIQDFCKSSATPYQGISPACLAKRNINGKWSRALIISGTPSADNAKVIFVDYGNKEVVSMKNIYSINDEFLKLKAQAFRCSLYNLIQPTGQNPFVWEERAIQAFKEFVDNAWEDNLELKCTIFALAAINNKELFNVVDLLTPFQSACRYLAEIGFARQVRLPKPLASSMQLHSYYYSTHDIKIGSEEAVFVTHVDGPWTFYCQLARSSDVLEQLSSDICRLSKILQNSKTSSLSPGILCLAKYTDQNWYRGIITGKEPNKVFFVDFGNVHVVTDEDLLPIPGDAYDLLLLPMQAVKCSLSDVYDNTPKEIAGWFEEAVLDKSLKALVVAKDPDGRLIIELYDGSVQINAKINEKLGLLGYKGPKKVENEELLSSAETLEEVESENANLLAGYSSNTTNKLCMPEIQEESCKPKISLACKELKNVQSSTKTDLLTNCQESVESQNYQESHPLDKIEENPVQPSAQVNLERNKDLPLKFCDLPKKSIVPGFKTKVYVSHINDLTDFYIQLVDDEDELASISEKLNDDKIKHEGFAGQPLEKGDLICAVFPEDDLKYRAVVKEQSGDLITVQFIDYGNTSVVNISKLSKLQKVNTLVPGMSIHCSLGGLHILPTKNQCQKLYFSERTGEAQINCEFVMKSEDKWDVLLTDEQGVISEDMISKFLSSAKLQVETSAQINTGTNPETLLDPPSPPPPLSPPPPPPPPPPSPPPPPLPSLLLPSGEFLKDSGETKFKLLNWYLPEVNKIKVYATVIDGPEYFWCQFAETKILDRLDPQVQAAGERAAVCADCISVIQSGVACIVKYNEDGRFYRGLVTDVLEGDLISVRFVDFGNAVNFGRNALWNIPGDLLNVNMQCFPCCLSGYNVLEGVCSFEENDYFYEIATEGVLELTILEIKKDVCDIPLAVVQLKYEGENLNEKMLKFSSQFFTTDKEFSKTLCEKKLREADIPMPLSLDVGNKPNKVVQDGLLYVEPQGDIFHESSGLNLVKTKPSPVFENETITTFVPAVGQPSKDNTGDCRVECSFAEKVKFDSDKNLILGLETLLPGTETKEMLELDSLQVPFSLEESKEFLELESIELQLSLGGEEAKELDLKPPMAQLSQECDSKVTLEQFTVQLSNNSKSEQPELEPPIASLSLDKEMHPFSKVSQKSQEILCPEHPGEPNHLKPFGRGKIHSKTETSHNLYKEVFTEYKNRLAVESLTHLLPEEEIKADENHGNALTDHATAQIENTYTLEGFTIGSKCVVWSSLKNTWSECQILEIADEGTKVLNLSNGMEEIVNPENVWNGIPKLNNSPSEGVYQALEKDFYLNSTDDTAIKALGFTPLVLEKLSGGDLNVEP; from the exons ATGTGCTCCACACCCGGCCTGCCCAGCCCTGGAGCCCCCATCACAGTGCGCGTCTCCTTTGTGGATGTGCACCCGGAGGTGATCCCCGTGCAACTGTGGGGGCTGGTGGGCGACAGGCGGGAGGAGTACGTGCGCCTGGGCCACAACATCCAGGTGGCCGCAGCAGCGGTGGCGGCCCGGACCCGGGCCATGCCAGCCAGCCCTGGCGAGCTGTGCCTCGTGCAGCTGGGGCCCCGCTGGCACCGCTGCCGCGTTGTTAGCCGCCAGGCGCAGGAGTGCCGGGTCTTCCTCCTGGATGAAGGTCGCACGGTGACAGCCAACTCagcagccctggccccaggccgCAACGAGTTCTTCCACCTACCGTCAGAGGTGCTGGGCTGCGTGCTGACTGGCCTGGTGCCGCTCGGGGGAGGTGGAGGCGGCGAGCCCCAGCAGTGGTCCCGAGGAGCAGTGGATTTCCTGAGCCACCTCCAGGGCAAGGAGGTCCAGGGCCGTGTGCAGGACGTGCTGCTTCCTCAGCGCCTGGTGCTGCTGGACGTACCTTCCGTGTTTCAGCAGATGCAGGACCTGGGCCTGGCCCGACAGGTGCCCGACAGCCTCTTTCGATCCTTGCTGAAGCGCTACATCAACGCCACCGGGGCCTCCGTGCTCCTCCCGCGGGCCCTGCCCAAGCAGGAGCCCCCGCAGCTCTTGGATTACTTCTATCCCCAGCTGCAGCTGGGTGTCACCGAGCCCGTGGTGGTGACCCAGGTGTGCCACCCCCACCGCATCCACTGCCAGCTCCGTAGCCTTTCCCAGGAGATCCGCCGGCTGTCCGATAGCATGGCCCATGCCTATCGGGCAACAGGTACCGGGGATGAAAGTGGGAGAAGCAGCagctgggaggagagggaggagaaccCTGACAAGCCCGGCTCTCCTTGTGCTGCTTGTGGCCTGGACGGACAGTGGTACcgtgcgcagctgctggagaatTTTCGACCACAGCGCTGCGCCCAAGTGCTGCATGTAGACTATGGGAGGAAAGAGCTAGTGAGCTGTGGTAGTTTGAGATATTTGCTTCCTGAATATTTTCGGATGCCTGTAGTTACTTATCCCTGTGCCTTGTACGGACTCTGGGATGGCGGGCGAGGCTGGTCTCGTTCCCAAGTAGGAGACCTCAAGGCCCTGATCCTAGGTCAGGCAGTGAATGCCAAAATCGAATTTTATAGTTCCTTTGAACACGTGTATTATGTAACCTTATATGGAGAGGATGGGATCAATCTCAACTGTGCTTTCGGGGTCCAGGCCTGCTGTCTGGCCGACAGACTTCTCCATAGCCCAGGcctagaagaagaggaagggaaggaggagttCGAATCTGAGGAAGGGTTGGAAGATGACCTGTCCCCCCCAACTCTGAAAACTGTGCGCCTGAAGGCTAATTCTTTCTATGATGCCCAGGTGGAATTTGTTAAAGATCCCTCGGAGTTTTGGATCAGACTGAGAAAACACAGTTGCCCCTTTGGCAAGTTAGTGAGGAGTATGTGCAACTTCTACTCATCGAGAAAGCTGGATGGGTTAGCCCTGCAGCCTGTGCCAGACCACCTCTGCTGCGCCAAATGGAAAGAGCATGGGTATTATCGGGCTGTAGTCACTAGATTGGTAGGGGACAAAAGTGTGGAGGTGCATTTGGTAGATCGGGGCAATACAGAGACAGTGGGCTGCTGTGATGTAAAAATACTGCTTCCGCAATTCACGCAGCTCCCAGCAGTGGCACTCAAGTGCTGTCTAGCTGATATCTGGCCCCTGGGGGAAAGCTGGAGCCGAGAAGCCATTTCCTATTTCAAAAAAACAGTGCTGCACAAGGAGTTGGTCATTCATGTTCTTGATAAGCAGAATAGCCAGTATGTCATTGAAATTCTTGATGAATCAAGGatgggagaagaaaatgtaagcaaATTGATTGCCCAGGCTGGATATGCCAAATACCAAGAATTTGAGATGATAGACGTAAAACCACCTGTCCACCCCCAGGAGCAAATTACAAATCAACTAAGTGCTGATTGTAACAGAGTGTCTTCTGCCAGGAAAATTGGAGTTGGAcagtggggaaagaaagaggacaaGCCTCCAGTTTCAGAGGTTGTGACTGATGGAACGGTTGTTACAAAAAGCTCTTTCAGTGAATCAGTTGCGCAGTCAACAGAGAAAACTAGAAATATGCCCATCTATTCTCCACTAGTacaaaattatttggaaattaaGCCGGATTCTCCCTGTAAAGGGCAGTTAGATGTAGGGAGCACAGTAGAAGTCAAAGTGTCTTATGTTGAAAGCCCTGGATATTTCTGGTGCCAACTGACCAGAAACCTTCAAGGTCTCAGAACCCTAATGTGTAAAATTCAGGATTTTTGCAAGAGTTCTGCCACTCCATACCAGGGAATCAGTCCAGCTTGCTTGGCAAAGCGTAATATTAATGGGAAATGGTCCAGAGCCTTGATTATTAGTGGTACTCCTTCTGCTGACAATGCCAAAGTAATATTTGTTGACTATGGAAATAAAGAGGTAGTCTCTATGAAGAATATCTATTCAATCAATGACGAATTTTTAAAGTTGAAGGCTCAAGCTTTTAGATGTAGCCTTTACAATTTAATTCAACCAACTGGTCAAAATCCCTTTGTCTGGGAGGAAAGAGCAATTCAAGCTTTTAAAGAATTTGTAGATAATGCCTGGGAAGATAATCTGGAATTGAAATGCACAATTTTTGCCCTTGCagcaataaataataaagaactcTTTAATGTGGTAGACTTACTAACTCCTTTTCAAAGTGCTTGCCGCTACCTAGCAGAAATTGGTTTTGCAAGACAAGTTAGACTTCCAAAACCTCTAGCATCCTCCATGCAACTCCATTCCTACTATTATTCCACACACGATATCAAAATTGGAAGTGAAGAAGCCGTTTTTGTAACACACGTTGATGGACCTTGGACTTTTTATTGCCAGCTTGCAAGGAGCTCAGATGTGCTAGAGCAGCTGTCAAGTGATATTTGTCGACTAAGCAAAATCTTGCAAAATTCAAAAACATCTTCATTAAGCCCTGGGATCTTGTGCCTTGCAAAATATACTGACCAGAATTGGTACAGAGGAATAATTACAGGCAAAGAGCCAAACAAAGTTTTCTTTGTTGACTTTGGGAATGTTCATGTAGTTACAGATGAAGACTTGCTTCCCATCCCAGGTGATGCCTATGATCTCTTACTTTTGCCCATGCAAGCTGTGAAATGTTCTTTGTCTGATGTCTATGATAATACTCCTAAAGAAATTGCAGGTTGGTTTGAAGAGGCTGTACTAGACAAATCACTGAAGGCTTTAGTTGTAGCAAAAGATCCAGATGGAAGGTTGATTATTGAATTATATGATGGTAGTGTTCAGATTAATGctaaaataaatgagaagttGGGTTTACTAGGTTACAAAGGGccaaagaaagtagaaaatgaagAGTTGCTCTCTTCAGCTGAAACCCTTGAAGAAGTAGAAAGTGAAAATGCGAATTTACTTGCTGGATATTCCAGCAACACAACAAACAAATTATGCATGCCAGAGATCCAGGAAGAATCATGCAAACCTAAAATCAGTTTAGCATGTAAGGAATTAAAAAATGTACAAAGTTCAACTAAGACAGACTTGTTAACTAATTGTCAGGAATCTGTGGAAAGTCAAAATTATCAAGAGTCCCACCCACttgataaaatagaagagaatccTGTTCAGCCTTCTGCGCAAGTTAACTTAGAGAGAAACAAGGACTTACCGCTTAAATTTTGTGATCTACCCAAGAAGAGTATTGTGCCTGGTTTTAAAACTAAAGTATATGTTTCCCATATTAATGATCTAACAGACTTTTATATTCAATTAGTCGATGATGAGGATGAACTTGCAAGtatttcagaaaagttaaatgatgataaaataaaacatgaaggTTTTGCTGGACAACCTCTAGAAAAGGGAGACTTGATTTGTGCGGTTTTTCCAGAGGATGACTTAAAGTATCGGGCTGTAGTTAAAGAACAGTCTGGCGACCTCATCACTGTACAATTCATAGACTATGGGAACACTTCAGTGGTCAACATTAGCAAACTAAGCAAGCTTCAGAAAGTTAACACCTTAGTTCCAGGGATGAGTATTCACTGTTCCCTGGGTGGGCTTCACATCCTGCCAACTAAAAACCAATGTCAAAAGCTTTACTTTTCAGAGAGAACAGGTGAGGCTCAGATAAATTGTGAATTTGTTATGAAATCTGAAGATAAGTGGGATGTTTTGCTTACAGATGAGCAGGGTGTAATATCAGAAGATATGATAAGCAAATTTCTATCTAGTGCGAAATTACAAGTAGAAACTTCTGCCCAGATAAATACAGGTACCAATCCAGAGACTCTGTTAgatcctccttctccccctccccctctttctcctccccctcctcctcctcctcctcctccttcccctcctccccctcctcttccttcccttcttcttccctctggggAGTTCCTTAAAGATTCTGGCGAAACAAAGTTTAAATTGCTCAACTGGTACCTTCCAGAAGTAAATAAGATAAAAGTCTATGCTACTGTGATCGATGGGCCAGAGTATTTTTGGTGTCAGTTTGCTGAAACAAAAATCCTTGACCGCTTGGACCCCCAGGTACAGGCTGCTGGAGAACGCGCAGCAGTCTGTGCAGACTGCATTTCAGTTATTCAGTCAGGCGTAGCCTGTATCGTTAAATACAATGAAGATGGCCGTTTTTATAGGGGACTTGTTACTGATGTGCTAGAGGGAGACCTCATATCGGTCAGGTTTGTAGACTTTGGGAATGCTGTAAATTTTGGCAGAAatgccctctggaatatccctGGTGACCTCCTGAATGTTAATATGCAGTGTTTCCCCTGTTGTCTGTCCGGATATAATGTTTTAGAAGGTGTGTGTTCTTTTGAAGAAAACGACTATTTTTATGAAATAGCTACAGAAGGTGTTTTAGAGCTTACTATTTTAGAGATCAAAAAGGATGTCTGTGATATACCACTGGCAGTGGTTCAGTTAAAGTATGAAGGTGAAAATCTTAATGAGAAAATGCTGAAATTTTCCAGTCAGTTCTTTACAACTGATAAGGAATTCTCAAAGACTCTATgtgaaaagaaactgagggaagcagATATTCCCATGCCACTCAGTCTTGATGTTGGAAATAAGCCAAACAAAGTTGTACAAGATGGCTTGCTTTATGTAGAACCACAAGGAGATATTTTCCATGAAAGCAGTGGATTAAACCTTGTTAAAACCAAGCCAAGTCCTGTTTTTGAAAATGAAACCATCACTACTTTTGTGCCTGCAGTGGGGCAGCCTAGCAAAGACAACACTGGAGATTGTAGGGTAGAGTGTTCTTTTGCTGAAAAGGTCAAGTTTGATAGTGACAAAAACTTGATATTGGGATTAGAAACTCTGCTGCcaggaactgagacaaaagaaATGTTAGAACTGGATTCCCTCCAAGTGCCGTTCTCACTGGAAGAATCAAAAGAGTTCTTAGAACTGGAGTCCATTGAATTACAGCTTTCCCTAGGTGGTGAGGAGGCAAAAGAATTGGACCTGAAACCTCCCATGGCCCAGCTTTCCCAAGAATGTGACTCAAAAGTCACCCTGGAACAGTTTACAGTTCAGCTCTCAAACAATTCTAAATCAGAACAGCCAGAACTAGAACCTCCAATAGCGTCTCTGTCTCTAGACAAGGAGATGCATCCTTTTTCAAAGGTGAGTCAGAAGTCCCAGGAAATTTTGTGTCCAGAGCACCCCGGAGAACCGAATCACCTAAAACCCTTTGGCAGAGGCAAGATACACTCCAAAACAGAGACTTCACATAACTTGTACAAAGAAGTATTTACAGAGTACAAAAACAGACTTGCTGTTGAGTCTTTGACTCACTTGCTtcctgaagaagaaataaaggcagATGAAAACCATGGGAATGCTTTAACAGACCATGCAACag CTCAAATTGAGAATACCTATACTCTAGAAGGATTCACCATTGGTTCGAAATGTGTTGTCTGGTCAAGCCTAAAGAATACATGGTCTGAGTGCCAGATTTTGGAAATAGCCGATGAAGGTACCaag GTTCTGAACCTTTCAAATGGTATGGAAGAAATAGTGAACCCAGAAAATGTCTGGAATGGAATACCTAAATTGAATAACAGTCCATCTGAG GGTGTATATCAAGCATTAGAGAAAGATTTTTACCTAAACTCAACAGATGACACTGCTATTAAAG